The Geobacter metallireducens GS-15 region CTGCTGGATTCATTCACCTGGTACTGGAACCAGGCGGTCATTACCTATGACCTCCAGAAACAGGTTGACTTCATCCGTCGTGCAAACCGTCAGTTCAAGGGGCTCTCCCTCGCCCTTGATCCCCGTCTGCTTCCCCAGGCACTTGCCCTTGCCGCAGTCCTGACACTCTCTGTCTGGTGGATTACGGCTCGAAGCGGAAGGACTCCGGAAGAGCGCATACTGCGGAGCTTTCTTGCAAGGGTCGAGAAAGTTTATGGAATCCCTCGCAATCATCGATCGCGAGGACTTCATGAGCTTGCGCATATGGTTGATGACTCCGCAGTAGCTATTTTCGTGGATATTTGGGGTGGAGCAATCTATCGGGACCGACGGCTCTCCAGGGAAGAATGCCGGCAACTTAAACAGATCATCAATACTATCGGCGATGGGAGGCGGAAGGAGCCTGGCAAGCAAGGCTGATGCACTGATTTCAGGTAGTTCCGGGCGGTTCATATACCTTGACAAGGTGCCCTGTTTCCTTTAGTTTACAAACGATATTCGTTACCAAATCATGGCTGGATCCGGATAGGCTTTGAGTCCCAAGAAAGACAAATTCCTCGACAACGCACAAAAATTCCTGGTTAAGGGTCAGCTGGACCGCGCTCTCCGGGAATATGAGCAAGCGGTCGCCATAGACCCGAAAGACGTACGGGTCCGCCAGAAGTACGCCGAGTTACTGGTGCGCGCAAACCGCAAAGATGACGCGCTCAAGGAATTCGAGGTCATTGGCAAATACTATTCGGACAACGGCTTCTATCTCAAGGCGATTGCCGTCTACAAACAAATCCAGAAGCTTACCCCCTCCAACCTGGACATTTCCCTCACCCTTGGCGCCCTCAACGAAAAACAGGGTCTCATCGGTAATGCCCTTGCAGAATACAAATTCGTTTTCGATCACTACGAGCGGAGCAACCGCTTCATCGACGCTGTTGCCGTTCTTGAAAAGATGCTCGCAGCCGACCGGGATAATCTGAATATTCGGCTCAAACTCGCCGAGACGCGGCACCGGGCAAACTTGATTGACGACGCCTATCATGACTACACGGAGCTGGCCCGTGAACTCAGGTCGAAGGGAGACAATGCGGCTTACACACGCGTCTGCGAACGGATAGCAAGCATGTTCCCCGACCGTAAGGACTTTCTTCTCACTGTAGCGGAAAATCAGATCAGGGACGGAAAGGCAGCTGCCGCAATCCCCGTGCTGAAACAGATCGTCGGCGATGACCGCTGGAACCCAAAAGCGCTCTACCTTCTGGCGGACGCTGCCCGTGCGGTGGCTGATCCAGCCATGGTCAAGGGGGCCTATGGTCAGATAATCAAGCGCTTCCCGGGTGAGATCACGGCCATCAAGGGATTCCTTTTCAGCCTGAAAGCTGAAGGGAATGTTGATGAAGCAGTTCGGGTGCTCCGCCACGTTGAGCCGGAACTTATAAAGGCGGAACCGGAAACCCTTGAGCAGTTCTATCTCTCGTTCAGAGATCTTTCGCCCGATCATCCCGGCATCGCCGAGGGGCTTTTGAGAATTCGCGGGACAGCGGGTGTCGATGAGCCTGAACCTATGGTTGAACAGGTGCCGGACGTGGCGGAGCCGGAAAAAGAAGCGGATTTTGCTCCTCAGCCCGAAGAGTCGGATTCTGTCATGGAAGAGCCCCCTGCCGAAGACATTCCATGGGAAGAGGAGATCGACATCTCCTTTGACAGTGATGGTGCCTCCGTTGAGGGGAATCGGCCAACCGAAGGGGAGGCTTCAGAGTCTCCGTCGTTTCTGCACGATGAGGGGATGAGCCTCGTGGAAGCCGACGAGAGTCCCATCAGGTTTGATGACTCGTCGGAGGAAGAGACCCGTGAGGTAGAAGTAGAAT contains the following coding sequences:
- a CDS encoding tetratricopeptide repeat protein, whose product is MSPKKDKFLDNAQKFLVKGQLDRALREYEQAVAIDPKDVRVRQKYAELLVRANRKDDALKEFEVIGKYYSDNGFYLKAIAVYKQIQKLTPSNLDISLTLGALNEKQGLIGNALAEYKFVFDHYERSNRFIDAVAVLEKMLAADRDNLNIRLKLAETRHRANLIDDAYHDYTELARELRSKGDNAAYTRVCERIASMFPDRKDFLLTVAENQIRDGKAAAAIPVLKQIVGDDRWNPKALYLLADAARAVADPAMVKGAYGQIIKRFPGEITAIKGFLFSLKAEGNVDEAVRVLRHVEPELIKAEPETLEQFYLSFRDLSPDHPGIAEGLLRIRGTAGVDEPEPMVEQVPDVAEPEKEADFAPQPEESDSVMEEPPAEDIPWEEEIDISFDSDGASVEGNRPTEGEASESPSFLHDEGMSLVEADESPIRFDDSSEEETREVEVELADFSSITPDWLDGVPDSAMDKPGETTFSEGLSLDFTDGELEDVIPPPPLDSPMPKPDKYGLDGLFSAFKKGVGEQLTQDDTESHYSLGIAYKEMGLFDDAIVEFQSAARDPRRLADCITLQGICSREKGDPAKAEEYFRSGLAVEGLNREERLCLTYELALLYEMIGDRTRALAGYREALALNPGFRDVAQKIAILRSDGDTHDAADLELLDLDEVEEGAG